The following coding sequences are from one Leptolyngbya sp. NIES-3755 window:
- a CDS encoding peptidase C26 (similar to AA sequence:cyanobase_aa:LBDG_05170): MTLVPLIGITSHSRNSVGEVVLPGTYIDAVQSAGGNPILLPPTQTDPESLLNVLDGLILSGGGDIHPIHYNGEDHPTIYGIDDDRDTFEITLAKLALIKKIPVLGICRGMQILTVATGGNLIQHVPEVYGDTIDHRLDNPRRPIPHDVEILPESKLFQLLEESHLNIVSWHHQAVAEFSSDWQLAARSSDGIIEAIEHQTHPWAIALQWHPELSIEDPAHQRFFRSFVSACRV; encoded by the coding sequence ATGACGCTCGTTCCCCTCATTGGAATCACCAGCCATAGCCGCAATTCGGTTGGTGAAGTTGTTCTCCCTGGAACTTATATCGATGCCGTTCAATCCGCTGGCGGCAATCCAATTCTGCTTCCTCCAACGCAGACTGATCCTGAATCTTTGCTGAATGTTTTGGATGGGTTAATTCTTTCTGGCGGGGGAGATATCCACCCAATTCACTATAACGGCGAAGATCATCCAACAATTTACGGAATTGATGACGATCGAGATACTTTCGAGATCACATTAGCAAAATTAGCTCTAATTAAAAAAATTCCAGTTTTGGGAATCTGCCGAGGAATGCAAATTCTAACAGTCGCAACAGGCGGAAACCTAATCCAGCACGTTCCCGAAGTGTATGGAGACACGATCGACCATCGTTTGGATAATCCGCGTCGTCCGATTCCTCACGATGTCGAGATTTTGCCAGAAAGTAAATTATTTCAACTGCTCGAAGAATCACACTTAAATATTGTGTCTTGGCATCATCAAGCCGTGGCGGAATTTAGTTCGGATTGGCAACTCGCGGCTCGATCAAGTGATGGAATTATCGAAGCGATCGAACATCAAACTCATCCGTGGGCGATCGCACTTCAGTGGCATCCAGAATTGTCGATCGAAGATCCGGCACATCAGAGATTTTTTCGATCGTTCGTTTCAGCCTGTCGAGTTTGA
- a CDS encoding unknown protein (similar to AA sequence:cyanobase_aa:slr0890), translated as MAGMGLVYAEIELVRGADVVLAQEGFIEPEQIRRCTVQALVDSGATMLAIPEIVRSQLELRKTREIEADLADGSSVSLDVVGPIEVRFQNRRTFVEAIVTPNSTTVLLGAIPMEGMDVLIDPKRQRLIVNPESPEIAKMMLM; from the coding sequence ATGGCAGGCATGGGGCTAGTTTACGCTGAGATTGAATTGGTGCGAGGTGCAGATGTCGTTCTCGCTCAAGAAGGCTTTATCGAGCCTGAGCAGATTCGACGCTGTACCGTTCAAGCCTTAGTGGATAGCGGTGCGACCATGCTTGCCATTCCAGAAATTGTGCGATCGCAATTAGAGCTACGCAAAACTCGCGAAATCGAAGCAGATTTAGCAGATGGTTCGAGCGTGAGTTTGGATGTGGTTGGACCGATAGAAGTGAGGTTTCAGAATCGGCGGACATTTGTAGAAGCGATCGTGACTCCGAACTCTACAACGGTCTTACTTGGAGCAATTCCGATGGAAGGAATGGATGTGTTGATTGATCCAAAGCGACAACGATTGATCGTCAATCCAGAGAGTCCAGAAATCGCAAAAATGATGTTGATGTAA
- a CDS encoding ferredoxin thioredoxin reductase, beta chain (similar to AA sequence:cyanobase_aa:LBDG_47800), with protein MNTETQTTQATDKHLEAMRHFSEQYAKRTGTYFCVDPGVTAVVIEGLAKHKDDLGAPLCPCRHYEDKEAEVSAAYWNCPCVPMRERKECHCMLFLTPDNDFAGERQDITFDEIRNHTNLG; from the coding sequence ATGAATACTGAAACTCAGACTACACAAGCAACCGATAAGCACCTCGAAGCAATGCGCCACTTTTCGGAGCAATACGCAAAGCGCACCGGAACTTATTTCTGCGTCGATCCAGGTGTGACTGCCGTAGTGATCGAAGGATTAGCGAAGCACAAAGACGACTTGGGAGCGCCCCTCTGTCCCTGCCGTCACTACGAAGACAAAGAAGCTGAAGTATCTGCCGCTTATTGGAATTGTCCTTGTGTGCCGATGCGGGAGCGGAAAGAATGCCACTGTATGTTATTCCTCACGCCGGACAACGACTTCGCAGGCGAAAGACAAGATATTACCTTTGACGAGATCCGCAATCACACCAATCTCGGTTAA
- a CDS encoding cysteine desulfurase activator complex subunit SufB (similar to AA sequence:cyanobase_aa:LBDG_47810) has product MSATVQTLVNQPYKYGFVTNIEADTIPRGLSEDVIRLISAKKEEPEWMLDFRLRSYRQWLKMTEPDWAKFGYSAIDYQNIIYYSAPKVSEKKKSLEEVDPELLETFEKLGIPLSEQKRLSNVAVDAIFDSVSVATTFKEKLAKDGVIFCSFSEAVKEHPELIKKYLGSVVPPADNYFAALNSAVFSDGSFVFIPKGVKCPMELSTYFRINNGESGQFERTLIVAEEGAQVSYLEGCTAPMYDSNQLHAAVVELVALDHADIKYSTVQNWYAGDANGKGGIYNFVTKRGMCKGVNSKISWTQVETGSAITWKYPSCVLVGDNSVGEFYSVALTNNHQMADTGTKMIHVGKNTRSTIISKGISAGQSRNSYRGLVKISPQASGARNYSQCDSMLIGDRAQANTFPYIQVQNNQGKVEHEASTSKIGEDQLFYFAQRGISPEDAISMMISGFCQDVFNQLPMEFAVEADKLLSLKLEGSVG; this is encoded by the coding sequence ATGAGTGCAACCGTTCAAACGCTCGTTAACCAACCCTACAAGTACGGATTCGTTACCAATATCGAAGCCGATACGATTCCCCGTGGACTCAGCGAGGATGTCATCCGTTTGATTTCTGCCAAGAAGGAAGAGCCAGAGTGGATGCTCGATTTCCGGTTGCGCTCTTATCGGCAGTGGTTGAAGATGACAGAGCCAGACTGGGCGAAATTTGGCTATTCCGCGATCGATTATCAAAACATCATTTACTATTCGGCTCCCAAGGTCAGCGAGAAGAAGAAAAGCCTCGAAGAAGTTGATCCCGAATTGTTGGAGACTTTCGAGAAGTTGGGGATTCCTCTCTCTGAGCAGAAGCGATTGAGCAATGTTGCCGTAGACGCGATCTTTGATAGTGTCTCTGTTGCGACCACGTTCAAGGAGAAGCTGGCGAAAGATGGCGTGATCTTCTGTTCGTTCTCTGAAGCGGTGAAGGAGCATCCGGAGCTAATTAAGAAGTATCTGGGCAGTGTGGTTCCGCCTGCTGATAACTATTTCGCGGCTTTGAATTCTGCTGTGTTTAGTGATGGTTCGTTTGTGTTCATTCCCAAAGGCGTGAAGTGCCCGATGGAACTCTCGACCTATTTCCGCATTAATAACGGGGAGTCGGGACAGTTCGAGCGGACTTTGATCGTGGCGGAAGAAGGCGCACAGGTGAGCTATCTCGAAGGCTGTACTGCACCGATGTACGACTCGAATCAGCTTCATGCCGCAGTCGTTGAGTTGGTCGCACTTGATCATGCTGACATCAAGTATTCGACGGTTCAGAACTGGTACGCAGGAGACGCAAACGGAAAAGGCGGTATCTACAATTTCGTCACTAAGCGCGGCATGTGCAAAGGGGTAAATTCTAAGATTTCCTGGACGCAGGTAGAGACCGGATCAGCGATTACTTGGAAGTATCCGAGTTGTGTCCTGGTGGGTGATAATTCCGTCGGTGAGTTCTACTCGGTCGCACTGACGAACAATCATCAGATGGCAGATACCGGAACCAAGATGATTCACGTCGGCAAGAATACCCGCAGCACGATTATCTCGAAAGGGATTTCGGCGGGTCAGTCGAGAAATAGCTATCGTGGCTTAGTAAAAATTTCACCGCAAGCATCGGGAGCGCGGAACTATTCGCAGTGTGATTCGATGTTAATTGGCGATCGCGCTCAAGCGAATACGTTCCCGTACATCCAAGTGCAGAACAACCAAGGCAAGGTCGAGCACGAGGCTTCCACCTCCAAGATTGGGGAAGACCAATTGTTCTATTTTGCTCAACGGGGCATTTCTCCAGAAGACGCGATTTCGATGATGATTAGCGGTTTCTGTCAGGATGTGTTTAACCAGTTGCCGATGGAGTTTGCAGTCGAAGCAGATAAGCTTTTGAGTCTGAAACTTGAAGGCAGCGTGGGTTAA
- a CDS encoding transcriptional regulator (similar to AA sequence:cyanobase_aa:LBDG_47790), producing the protein MTTTQQPSTKQDILQHLLKQGESTAQELAERLQVSPQAIRRHLKDLETEGLILHKAIQAGMGRPNYVYELSRAGRSQFPDRYDEFAVSLLGTLAETVSKDQMKSILQKQWQRKAIEYRDRIGTGSVAERVANLVELRISEGYMAESHPVESDKFVLTEYNCAIAQIAESFPSVCGHELEMFAIALPDCKVERTHWQVNGEHRCGYLIQTRQAETNDRKNL; encoded by the coding sequence ATGACCACGACTCAGCAACCCTCGACGAAACAAGATATTTTGCAGCATCTTCTGAAGCAAGGTGAATCGACCGCACAAGAGTTGGCGGAACGGTTGCAGGTGAGTCCTCAAGCGATTCGACGACATTTGAAGGATTTAGAAACGGAAGGATTAATTCTGCACAAGGCAATTCAGGCAGGAATGGGTCGCCCGAATTATGTGTATGAACTGAGTCGGGCGGGTCGATCGCAGTTTCCCGATCGATATGATGAGTTCGCCGTATCGCTGCTTGGAACGCTGGCAGAAACGGTCAGCAAAGACCAAATGAAGTCGATTCTTCAAAAACAATGGCAGCGCAAAGCGATCGAATATCGCGATCGAATTGGCACAGGTTCAGTCGCGGAACGAGTGGCGAACCTTGTTGAACTAAGAATTTCAGAAGGCTACATGGCGGAATCTCATCCGGTAGAATCTGATAAGTTTGTTTTAACAGAATATAACTGTGCGATCGCGCAAATTGCCGAATCGTTTCCGAGTGTGTGTGGGCATGAATTAGAGATGTTCGCGATCGCGCTTCCCGATTGTAAGGTTGAACGGACTCACTGGCAGGTGAATGGCGAACATCGCTGTGGATATTTGATTCAAACTCGACAGGCTGAAACGAACGATCGAAAAAATCTCTGA